Proteins encoded in a region of the Rhizobium sp. CC-YZS058 genome:
- a CDS encoding DUF2778 domain-containing protein: MALAVETTSSFPIGHTRRQGSSFSKAVILAGGLGASLLFGGWMLATLATMHGMGSAVSEPGLPRFETSLKLNAIPRTVRADRTVHLAKFSRLVKTPLMAVADAAAPRQLTARASAVRVALARPAITLAAATPVQPLPPMPGLPSAEGAARTLRPAQAIAGLAARDTGGITVPLRENAMVEPDRTVTGGLPKPFSLVLSDDETAERLPDLGPLPMTRPGVTIAAEAEAELAPPARAKPAKRTLLAYAKPDVSMDEDEDDAPIARPLFGRSKGVAVYDISAGVVYMPNGEKLEAHSGIGAMRDNPKYVHVPMKGPTPPGTYKVTMRESLFHGVEAVRLTPVDGIAPHGRVGLLAHSYLLRKRGDSHGCVAFANYPKFLAAFKRGEIKQMVIVTSMKGGFSRPAKTLASLFSRNG, translated from the coding sequence ATGGCGCTTGCAGTCGAGACTACCAGTTCCTTCCCGATCGGCCACACGCGCCGCCAGGGGTCCTCGTTCTCCAAGGCCGTGATCCTGGCAGGGGGACTCGGCGCGAGCCTGCTCTTCGGCGGCTGGATGCTGGCCACGCTCGCCACCATGCACGGCATGGGCAGCGCTGTTTCCGAACCGGGCCTGCCGCGTTTCGAAACCTCGTTGAAGCTCAACGCGATCCCGCGGACAGTGCGTGCCGACCGCACGGTCCATCTCGCCAAGTTTTCCCGTCTCGTCAAAACGCCGCTGATGGCGGTGGCCGATGCCGCCGCGCCCCGGCAACTGACGGCGCGCGCAAGCGCCGTGCGCGTGGCGCTCGCCCGGCCGGCCATCACCCTTGCCGCCGCGACCCCGGTGCAGCCTCTGCCGCCGATGCCGGGCCTTCCCTCGGCTGAAGGCGCCGCAAGGACGCTGCGGCCCGCCCAGGCGATCGCCGGCCTTGCCGCGCGCGATACCGGCGGCATCACCGTGCCGCTGCGCGAAAACGCCATGGTGGAGCCTGACAGAACCGTGACCGGCGGGCTGCCGAAGCCCTTCAGCCTCGTCCTGTCCGATGACGAAACGGCCGAGCGGCTGCCCGACCTCGGGCCCCTTCCGATGACGCGCCCCGGCGTCACCATCGCCGCGGAAGCGGAGGCCGAACTCGCTCCGCCCGCCCGCGCCAAGCCGGCCAAGCGCACCCTGCTCGCCTATGCCAAGCCCGATGTCTCGATGGACGAGGATGAGGACGATGCGCCCATCGCCCGCCCGCTCTTCGGCAGAAGCAAGGGCGTCGCGGTCTATGATATTTCCGCAGGCGTCGTCTACATGCCGAACGGCGAGAAGCTCGAAGCTCATTCCGGCATCGGCGCCATGCGCGACAACCCGAAATATGTGCATGTGCCGATGAAGGGCCCGACGCCGCCCGGCACCTACAAGGTCACCATGCGCGAATCCCTCTTCCACGGCGTGGAAGCCGTGCGCCTGACCCCGGTCGATGGCATCGCCCCGCATGGCCGCGTCGGTCTGCTCGCCCATAGCTACCTGCTGCGCAAGCGCGGCGACAGCCACGGCTGCGTCGCCTTCGCCAACTACCCGAAATTTCTCGCAGCCTTCAAGCGCGGCGAAATCAAGCAGATGGTCATCGTGACCAGCATGAAGGGTGGCTTCTCACGTCCGGCCAAGACGCTGGCGTCTCTGTTTTCGCGGAACGGGTGA
- a CDS encoding methyl-accepting chemotaxis protein — translation MTISFRLGTLAIAALLGFGAVIGTGWVLNRSASHAVAAAAAAEQSMADALAMRDANLRLLLAGMDAMVDRASGTVSPELKKETDESVAELQAGLSKIAAVAAELGAPELGQGLDQDVGIIVTGVATELPRLIEARQDEAIMALDDRVDEAGSRLVERLGQLADRAHHVAADSMREADVLSTRALWLQLVCAGVAMIVMLGLTLNHGAVIRKGITGLRDSMRRILSGDYTSAIPAVGRGDEIGEMARAIEQFRDAAVEKADLERSAAEARRESESTHSAREAAAEANAREVAGAVSALGAGLKRLAEGNLTVSLSEPFRADLESLRLDYNQALDRLTFLMAKVRENAGSIQANGQQMRTAANELGRRTEQQAASLEETSAALNQITTTVRSSADRAEEASHMVGETKANAAESGRIVGEAIDAMARIENASAEIGKIINVIDEIAFQTNLLALNAGVEAARAGEAGKGFAVVAQEVRELAQRAAMAAKDIKGLVGRSSGEVETGVRLVQATGAALGRIGADVERIHSHMSEILVSAREQSTGLSEINSAIGQLDQMTQQNAAMVEQTTAASQILAQDSDGLVEAIAHFRIGEQASLSQRTVHQGSSHPHGNSQQGGSFSDKPVERSQAPAAPVRKPAAAAAARPAIKPASRASRPAPSPAKALMGKLSGAFSTSAPQTASSAKPHAAPAHSEENWEEF, via the coding sequence ATGACCATTTCCTTCCGTCTTGGAACCCTCGCCATCGCCGCCCTCCTGGGGTTCGGCGCCGTCATCGGCACCGGCTGGGTCCTCAACCGCTCCGCCAGCCATGCCGTGGCCGCGGCAGCCGCCGCCGAACAAAGCATGGCCGATGCCCTGGCCATGCGCGATGCCAATCTCCGGCTGCTTCTGGCCGGCATGGATGCCATGGTCGACCGCGCAAGCGGCACGGTCTCGCCCGAATTGAAGAAGGAAACCGACGAGAGTGTCGCCGAACTGCAGGCAGGCTTGAGCAAGATCGCGGCTGTCGCCGCTGAGCTCGGCGCGCCGGAGCTCGGACAGGGCCTCGATCAGGATGTCGGGATCATCGTCACCGGCGTCGCCACGGAGCTTCCAAGGCTCATCGAAGCCCGGCAGGACGAGGCGATCATGGCGCTCGACGACCGGGTGGACGAAGCCGGCTCGCGTCTTGTCGAGCGGCTGGGACAGCTCGCCGACCGCGCCCATCATGTCGCGGCCGACAGCATGCGGGAGGCAGACGTGCTGTCGACACGCGCCCTCTGGCTGCAGCTCGTCTGCGCCGGCGTGGCCATGATCGTCATGCTCGGCCTGACGCTCAACCACGGCGCCGTCATCCGCAAGGGCATCACCGGCCTGCGTGACAGCATGCGCCGCATCCTGTCCGGCGATTACACGAGCGCGATTCCCGCCGTGGGCCGCGGCGACGAAATCGGCGAGATGGCGCGCGCCATTGAGCAATTCCGCGACGCCGCAGTCGAGAAGGCGGATCTTGAGCGCAGTGCCGCCGAGGCGCGACGCGAAAGCGAAAGCACCCATTCGGCCCGCGAGGCTGCGGCCGAGGCCAATGCCCGCGAAGTGGCGGGTGCCGTTTCCGCGCTCGGCGCCGGGCTGAAGCGGCTGGCCGAGGGCAACCTGACCGTCTCGCTCTCCGAACCCTTCCGCGCCGATCTGGAGTCGCTGCGGCTCGACTACAATCAGGCGCTCGATCGCCTGACGTTCCTGATGGCGAAAGTGCGCGAGAATGCCGGTTCGATCCAGGCGAACGGCCAGCAGATGCGTACCGCCGCCAACGAGCTCGGCCGCCGCACGGAACAGCAGGCCGCCTCGCTGGAGGAAACCTCGGCCGCGCTGAACCAGATTACCACGACCGTGCGCAGCTCCGCCGACCGGGCGGAAGAGGCGAGCCATATGGTGGGCGAGACCAAGGCCAACGCCGCCGAGTCCGGCCGCATCGTCGGCGAGGCGATCGACGCCATGGCCCGCATCGAGAATGCATCCGCCGAGATCGGCAAGATCATCAACGTGATCGACGAGATCGCCTTCCAGACCAACCTGCTGGCGCTCAATGCCGGCGTGGAAGCGGCGCGGGCGGGCGAGGCGGGCAAGGGCTTCGCCGTCGTCGCGCAGGAGGTGCGCGAGCTCGCCCAGCGGGCCGCCATGGCCGCAAAGGATATCAAGGGCCTGGTCGGACGCTCGTCCGGCGAGGTGGAAACCGGCGTCCGCCTGGTGCAGGCAACGGGCGCCGCGCTCGGCCGGATCGGCGCCGATGTCGAGCGAATCCATAGCCATATGTCTGAAATCCTCGTCTCGGCGCGCGAACAATCGACAGGCTTGAGCGAAATCAACAGCGCCATCGGCCAGCTGGACCAGATGACCCAGCAGAACGCCGCCATGGTCGAACAGACGACGGCCGCCAGCCAGATCCTCGCGCAGGACAGCGATGGCCTGGTGGAGGCGATCGCCCATTTTCGCATCGGCGAGCAGGCAAGCCTCAGCCAGCGCACCGTCCACCAAGGCAGCAGCCACCCGCACGGCAACAGCCAGCAGGGCGGCAGCTTCAGCGATAAGCCCGTCGAGCGGTCCCAGGCGCCTGCCGCGCCGGTTCGCAAGCCGGCAGCAGCGGCGGCTGCACGTCCCGCCATCAAGCCCGCCAGCCGCGCCAGCCGGCCGGCGCCGTCTCCCGCCAAAGCCCTGATGGGGAAACTCTCAGGCGCCTTTTCCACCTCCGCCCCGCAGACGGCAAGCTCCGCCAAACCGCATGCGGCCCCCGCCCATTCCGAAGAAAACTGGGAAGAGTTCTGA
- the pncA gene encoding bifunctional nicotinamidase/pyrazinamidase, which translates to MKCLLLVDIQTGFCPGGHLAVPEGDAVVEVANRLMKEGGYDLVVASQDWHPADHGSFASQHPGKAPFDMGVLNGKPQMMWPDHCVQGTEDAAFHPDLDTARIDHVQQKGLDPRVDSYSAFRDNDRSALTGLSDYLRARGVTRLDLCGLATDYCVKFSALDAKAMLPEAEIRFIEDASRGIDPAGVAAARDEMADAGIAIITSDTVLEEARSAV; encoded by the coding sequence ATGAAATGCCTGTTGCTTGTCGATATCCAGACCGGTTTCTGCCCTGGCGGCCACCTGGCCGTGCCGGAGGGCGATGCCGTGGTGGAGGTCGCCAATCGCCTGATGAAAGAGGGCGGCTACGATCTGGTCGTCGCCTCGCAGGACTGGCACCCCGCCGATCACGGCAGCTTCGCCTCGCAGCATCCCGGCAAGGCACCCTTCGACATGGGCGTGCTCAACGGCAAGCCGCAGATGATGTGGCCGGACCATTGTGTGCAGGGAACGGAGGATGCCGCCTTCCATCCCGATCTCGACACCGCCCGCATCGACCATGTGCAGCAGAAGGGCCTCGATCCACGGGTCGACAGCTACTCCGCCTTTCGCGACAACGACCGGAGCGCGCTGACCGGCCTGTCGGACTATCTGCGTGCGCGGGGCGTGACGCGGCTCGACCTTTGCGGCCTGGCGACCGACTACTGCGTGAAGTTTTCCGCGCTCGATGCGAAGGCCATGCTGCCCGAAGCCGAAATCCGCTTCATCGAGGATGCAAGCCGCGGCATCGATCCGGCCGGCGTCGCCGCTGCCCGTGACGAGATGGCCGATGCAGGAATTGCGATCATCACGTCCGACACCGTCCTTGAAGAGGCGCGCAGCGCGGTCTGA
- a CDS encoding YeeE/YedE family protein, translating into MSALSPSFGSTSGLPPLGVPGLVSLAVLAIGTLALGLAYGPAHGALFLVGGALGIALYHAAFGFTSAWRVFIAEGRGRGLRVQMLLLAVAVILFFPPLVDGTLFGNPVKGSVSPAGIGVVFGAFLFGVGMQLGGGCASGTLFTAGGGNARMLVTLLFFIIGSVVATQHFDFWTSLPALPPVSLTQFGAVGGIAISLALFAAIAGLTVLVETRRNGALEQAPPAPRQGVSRLLRGPWPLVWGALALALLNFATLALAGRPWGITSAFALWGAKGAAAIGFDPASWAYWQTPANAKALSESVFADITSIMDFGLIAGAMLAAALAGRFAPSLDIPLRSILAAVVGGLMLGYGARIAYGCNIGAYFSGIASGSLHGYVWALAAFAGNVLGVRLRPFFFAERSTIRRIDG; encoded by the coding sequence ATGTCCGCTCTTTCTCCTTCTTTCGGCTCGACCTCGGGCCTGCCGCCGCTCGGCGTTCCCGGCCTCGTGTCGCTTGCCGTGCTGGCGATCGGGACGCTGGCGCTCGGCCTTGCCTATGGTCCGGCCCATGGTGCGCTCTTCCTGGTCGGCGGCGCGCTCGGCATCGCGCTCTACCACGCCGCCTTCGGCTTCACCTCGGCCTGGCGGGTCTTCATCGCCGAAGGCCGCGGCAGGGGCTTGCGCGTGCAGATGCTGCTGCTTGCCGTCGCCGTCATCCTGTTCTTTCCGCCTCTGGTCGATGGCACGCTGTTCGGCAATCCGGTCAAGGGCTCGGTGTCGCCGGCCGGCATCGGTGTCGTGTTCGGCGCCTTCCTTTTCGGCGTCGGCATGCAGCTCGGCGGCGGTTGCGCCTCCGGCACGCTGTTCACGGCCGGTGGCGGCAATGCGCGCATGCTGGTCACGCTGCTGTTCTTCATCATCGGCTCCGTGGTCGCCACCCAGCATTTCGATTTCTGGACCAGCCTGCCGGCCCTGCCGCCGGTCTCGCTGACGCAGTTCGGGGCCGTGGGCGGCATCGCCATCAGCCTGGCCCTCTTCGCCGCGATCGCCGGCCTGACCGTGCTTGTCGAGACGCGCCGCAACGGCGCGCTGGAACAGGCGCCGCCGGCGCCGCGTCAGGGTGTGTCCCGTCTGCTGCGCGGTCCCTGGCCGCTGGTCTGGGGCGCGCTGGCGCTGGCGCTCCTCAACTTCGCCACGCTGGCCTTGGCCGGCCGGCCCTGGGGCATCACCTCGGCTTTCGCGCTCTGGGGCGCCAAGGGAGCGGCGGCAATCGGCTTTGATCCTGCGTCCTGGGCCTATTGGCAGACGCCGGCCAATGCCAAGGCGCTGTCCGAAAGCGTCTTTGCCGATATCACCTCGATCATGGATTTCGGCCTGATCGCCGGAGCCATGCTGGCGGCCGCGCTTGCCGGACGCTTCGCGCCGAGCCTCGATATCCCGCTGCGCTCCATTCTGGCCGCCGTCGTCGGCGGGCTGATGCTCGGCTATGGCGCGCGCATTGCCTATGGCTGCAACATCGGCGCCTATTTCTCCGGCATCGCCTCCGGCAGCCTGCATGGCTATGTCTGGGCGCTTGCTGCCTTTGCCGGCAATGTGCTGGGCGTTCGTCTTCGCCCCTTCTTCTTTGCCGAGCGCAGCACGATCCGCCGCATCGACGGCTGA
- a CDS encoding chemotaxis protein CheW codes for MTSAIKQSGSAMEIVSFHLGEQEFCIDIMAIREIRGWAPVTPMPHTPAYVLGLINLRGAVIPVIDMACRLGMNMTEPSERSAIIVTDINGKLVGLLVEQVSDMMTIRGEDLQPAPEIIPEAQRAFCRGIVALEKTMVCFLNLDTVIADELAQAA; via the coding sequence ATGACATCCGCCATCAAACAATCCGGCTCCGCAATGGAGATCGTCTCCTTCCACCTCGGCGAGCAGGAGTTCTGCATCGACATCATGGCCATCCGCGAAATTCGCGGCTGGGCGCCGGTGACGCCGATGCCGCACACGCCGGCCTATGTTCTCGGCCTCATCAACCTGCGCGGTGCGGTGATCCCGGTCATCGACATGGCCTGCCGGCTGGGTATGAACATGACCGAGCCCTCCGAGCGTTCGGCCATCATTGTCACCGACATCAATGGCAAGCTGGTCGGCCTGCTGGTCGAGCAGGTCTCGGACATGATGACCATTCGCGGCGAGGACCTGCAGCCGGCGCCGGAGATCATTCCGGAAGCGCAGCGCGCTTTCTGCCGCGGGATCGTCGCGCTCGAAAAGACCATGGTCTGCTTCCTGAACCTCGATACGGTGATCGCCGACGAACTGGCCCAGGCTGCCTGA
- a CDS encoding CreA family protein, producing the protein MMPFRLTVLSATCGILGAFLAAALPARAETVGEVGVDWMGNDILVDALTDPKIEGVTCHVTYFDRGVLDRLKNGNWFEDPSNNSIACRQTGPVVIGDIDLSKEGEEVFREGRSLIWKALVVNRIYDRKNNTLIYLAHSRQITEGSAKMSISTVPLFNQNAVWKNGAPQ; encoded by the coding sequence ATGATGCCTTTCCGCCTGACTGTCCTGTCCGCCACCTGCGGGATCCTCGGCGCGTTCCTTGCCGCGGCCCTGCCGGCCCGTGCCGAAACGGTGGGCGAGGTCGGCGTCGACTGGATGGGCAACGATATTCTGGTGGACGCGCTGACGGACCCCAAGATCGAAGGCGTCACCTGCCATGTCACCTATTTCGACCGCGGCGTGCTCGACCGGCTGAAAAACGGCAACTGGTTCGAGGATCCCTCCAACAACTCGATCGCCTGCCGGCAGACCGGGCCGGTGGTGATCGGCGATATCGATCTTTCCAAGGAGGGCGAGGAGGTGTTCCGCGAGGGGCGCTCGCTCATCTGGAAGGCGCTGGTCGTCAACCGGATCTATGACCGCAAGAACAACACGCTGATCTATCTCGCCCATTCCCGCCAGATCACCGAGGGTTCGGCCAAGATGTCGATTTCGACCGTGCCGCTCTTCAATCAGAACGCCGTCTGGAAAAACGGCGCACCGCAATGA